Sequence from the Equus przewalskii isolate Varuska chromosome 11, EquPr2, whole genome shotgun sequence genome:
AAGGGGAAGCAGAGATAGACAAAATATAACCCTTACATTAAAATGtactgattaaaaatatttgatgtattCTTGATGGAAGATGAAATGAAGGTATAAGGATAACCTTCAGATTGAAATATAGTGCATATACTCCAATTCTATCAATGCCATATCTAATTGGATTTATGTGGATTGAATAATTATCTGTCTTGTTAAAGCACATTTAAACAGGTAAAATGTGAGTGAATTTCAAATGAAGCATGCAATATCTCATTGCCCTCGTTCCctatcactttctttctctttcgtCTTTAGACTTCATGCAATGGTATTGTTTCCCAGCACCTGAAGCATTTGAGACAGTGTTCTCTACTTGAGattgatgtttctttttatagGGTAAGTATATTCATAGGAGTTTACCAGAAGATTTTAggtgttaattaaaaaatatgctttaataattttttacttgTCTTAAAATATGTTAGCAAAATATAACTATAGCATTAAATCCATCATTTCAGAGATACTAGTGCTAAGGTCGAAGCAAATGTGGGAATGCCTGCTAATTGTTCTTTTTCAGATTGAATAAATTATAGACACAGGCCTTACTTGATATGTAACATAGCAAAAATCAGAAACTTCAAAAATCAGCATGTGCTGAAAATCAGCATAAGTGCTGAAGTTTCAGATACACTGttctagaagaaataaagaagaagttATTTATGTGCACTAGAGGGGTATGTTGGGGACTTCTGCAAGTTAGctaaattattttctatcattataaaaaatcattaaacaatGTTTAAAGTTCATAAAAGCATAGTGGGATgagaatacaattttttaaaagatcagttgAACAGTGGAATGAGAATACAATTTGGACATGTGGAATCATATGGAGAGAAGTAAATCAAAGtctattaaatgagttaattgtagttttctttgtagaGTGGGACTGAAGTTGTGGGGACAAGAAGCAGAGGACTATTACTTTTTATTAcaattaattctaaaatttactaTGTTTTAACtaattctgtatattttaaatgaaaaacattttgaaaacatatCAAGATTCCCACTCTTGGCCAAACTTTTCTAATGATAAGTTGTTGACAGAACCATAAAGGTACGGTATATACCTTGTAATGATAACCAATATgtgacacaaagaataaaatgactACTATATATCTCAGGTCGTAACGGTTTCTAAATTGGGTCTGGATTTAATGACGAGGATGAGTCTTGTTCTAATCACTACATCTAAAAACGTTGGATTTATCTTATACATAATGGCTTTGCATACTAAAAGTTTAACAGATGATATTTCCTGAAACCCAATGACTCTTCTGATGGTTTTTCCctcagttatttttcataatggcctggatggacaaacaaaatataaCAGTGCTAAAAGAATTCATTTTCATGGGAGTCACAGATCATCCTGAGCTGCAAGCTCCATTATTTGGGCTCTTCCTCATCATCTATGTGATCTCAGTGGTGGGCAACTTGGGCATGGTCATCCTCACCAAGATGGACTCCAGGCTACAAATACCCATGTACTTCTTTCTCAGACATCTGGCTTTTGTTGATTTTGGTTATTCAACAGCTGTAGGACCCAAAATGTTGGTAAATTTTGTAGCTAATCACAATACAATCCCCTATAATTGGTGTGCTACACAGCTAGCTTTATTCATCTTGTTCATCATTAGTGAACTTTTCATTCTGTCAGcaatggcctatgaccgctatgtggccatctgtaaccCCCTTCTCTACACAGTCATCATGTCACAAAGGGTATGTTGGGTGCTGGTAGCAGTCCCCTATTTCTATagtgcctttctctctctgataaccaccataaagatttttatttcatccttctgTGGCTCTAATGTAATTAGTCATTTCTACTGTGACAGTCTTCCCTTGTTAACTTTGCTGTGCTCAAGCACACGTGAAATTGAATTGATAATATTGATCTTTTCAGCATTAAATTTGGTTTCATCTTTCCTGATAGTCCTTGTGTCCTACATACTGATCCTTGTGGCCATCCTTAAGATGAACTCTGCAGAGGGCAGGCACAAGGCTTTCTCCACCTGTGGATCTCACCTGACAGTGGTAGTTGTATTATATGTGACTCTATTCTTTATGTACTTGCAGCCCAAGTCCAGTCATTCCTTTGATACTGATAAAATGGCCTCCGTATTCTATACTTTGGTAATACCAATGCTGAATCCCATGATCTACAGTTTGAGGAACAAAGAGGTAAAAGGAGCCCTTCACAGGATATGGAAAAATCTGTGAAACTCCCTATATAAAGTTCAGTAGGTAATGTATATAGAATAAATTAGGTTATAGATAActgtttattatatataataagcATTTAGAAGCAGTAATGTATAAAAGGTATGAGAAActagaaatgtttttcttattttcaacttATAGCTGTTCAAGTGGTGATCATCATTCTGTTATTAACTTTGATTTGTTCTCAAGTTTCAGTGCAACAGCCTGAAATCTGGACCACTATTCTCACATTGCCAAGTGCTTATGATATAATTAAAGGGTAGTCTTTCTTGATGCATCTCCCATTAGAtaatctttatttaaatatttactttactaAAATATTTGCATTGTGTCTCACACACCATTTAAATCCCAGTGCCCATAATACTAACATACTGACATATAGAACATGGTAGTCACTGTTCTATGTTCTGGACATATATACAGCCATGAAGAATACATTGAAATATCTGTCTTAGTGATGTTTTAACTCTATCTCCCTTGTTGTGGAGGGAATCTCAAATTTCTGTTAAATTATGATATGTGAACATGCATATACTTGGGGAAGCAGAAATAAAAGTCTAATTATTTTCAAGTGGTATATTGTGTATATGAAAAATCCAGAAGAATCTTCAAGCTAAAACATTGTGAATATTGAGTTTTGTGAAGGAGGTTGATATAAGGTCAgtatataaaatatcaataactTTGCTATATAATACAAAAAACAGGTAAAAGTGAAACTTTAAGCTATTAtgcaaaaaaaatctgtaaaatatttaggTGAAAATCTAATGAACAATTTGCATGATTTCATTGCTGTAAACTATAAAGACATTAATGAGTtattaaagaagacatacaagtaGCAATATATCATGCCAATTGGTTGAAGACAAGAATGTTGTGATGAGGTCAGTTCTCCCTAATTGtcctatagatttaatgcaataacaataaaaattccaacagtattttttaatatgcaagttaatataaaaatttatgtgaaaatgcaAAGGATCAAGAATAGCCAGGGCAATAtcttagaatgagaaaaaatagagaagacttcCAATAACAAATATGAATTCCTTTAATAAagctatattatttaaaaaattgtgccaTGAGGCTGACCctatgacatagtggttaagtttggcatgctccactttggtggcctggtttcatgtgtttggattctgggcatggacccacaccacttgtcagccatgcagtggcagtgaaccacatacaaaataaaggaagataggcacagacgttggctcagggctaatcttcctcaacaacaacaaaaaaatttaaaaaggacaagattggtgacagatgttaggtcagggtgaatcttcctcagcaaaaaaaaaaaaaaaaaagtcgtgaATACAAGTATTGACAGACcaataaaagaggtaaaaataaagCCCCAAAACAGACTCACATGTGTAATTTCACTTAATCTTAAGCAAAAGCTCCGTTACAACGTAGTGAGGAAAGGAGAGTTTCTCAGAAAATTGACCTAGTTCAACTGGGtttcatatgtaaaatatgtacCTAATCATTTGTCTgaattatatgtaaaaattaattgagatatattatgaatataaatatgaaagcTAAAAACCACAAGGTTTCTTCacaaaaagtagaataatatCTTCATGACTTGGAAAAGCAAAAAGTTCTTAAACAGtgtacaaaaaataataacattaaagtTGGATAACTAGCACTCAGCCAAAAAATACAtgaatgtgttaaaaaaaatcattaatcattagaTAAGTGCAAGTTAAGATTATACTCTGATATCTCTACTTAACCAACAGGATGGCTAGAAGTAACAAGCTTGTTTCAACAACAATTccaaattttgatgaaaatgtggagaaactaaaattcttttcctttcttgcagGAGTGTACGTTGCTATAAAATAATGGGGGGAAAAAGGCATGGTAAATACTAAATTTTAGTATGTGTATCCtctatgatgcagcaattccattcctgagTAATGATGCCCACTGGAGGATAAGTGACAGAATGTTCTTGGCAGATGTAGTCATGATAGATGTTAAATGCATATCAAAGGTAGAATGGGTAAATATATAAAGGaactttcaaaaaaatgtattctgcacaacccttttaaaaagaagagggagagaaggaggaggaggggtaaGAAGATGAATGgatataatattaagtgaaagtCATCAGACTCTCTAAAATTACCACTATATGTACAAATACAAATGATTCTGAGTTGTACTCATCAGATCTGGgcattttatatgttatatattttgttttagcaAGTGTGATACAGTTAAAGAAGTACTTCATATAAGcaagaatgcaaggttgatttcatatttgaaaaacaattgCATAAATTAACATTGctataagttaaaagaaaaaataaaataggtttataataaaatttgacTCCACTTTGTAATCAACTATTTAGCAGAGCAGAATAGAAGAAAACAGtgttataaatgatattttaaaaatcctaaatatgGGGGAGAGAATGAATAGTTttacacagaggatttttagggcagtgaaaatacttcGTAAGGTATCATGATGATGGCTACATATCATTACCTTTAAAAAACCTCTATAAAACCAGTAATGTAATGTTGAAAAATTGCAAACTTCCCCTCTGAGATTGGTCCCAAGACTAGGAGACCCAGTCTCACCATTTATATTCAGTATGTATTGGACTTGTAGCTGGTTTGCTATGATAGgataataaataaaaggtataaagatAGGAAATCACAAActgccattttaaaataattttggtatttttatggTTAAATACATAGAGGAAAAcctataaataatttattataaataataaggGAATTTAGCAAATTTGATGGATGCAAAATAAGTTCAGAAAAATCACGTTTATTTCTACATCCTACCcatgattagaaaataaaattgaaggaaatacataaaatttatgaaaccattaaaaaacaaactcaattTAGGACTATGTCTAATAAAAAAACTAGGTCTTCATTAATGATATATATAACAAGGCATTTAAAACAAGGCatttaaaacagataaattgataaaaatttatacaaaatatgttcatacaatggaagACATGCTATTGCAACAATGTCCAATATCTTTAGATTGATCTATAGATTAACTATCATCCCAACATAaatcctttctttctgctttccttccaccctccttccctccctccctctttttttccatccttcctttttttaatgcctttcttctttcttttgaagtTTGGAAGCTGACTGTAAAATTTATTCAGAAAAGCAAAACACCAAAAATAGCAAAGATAATcctgaagaaagagaacaaagttgcAGGAGTTACACTACAGGTGCCATAGACTATTATAAAGATATagtaattaagaaaacattttcctgAGGACAGACAgcctgatcaatggaacagaatagtgaCTCCAGAAACATTTACACATTAACTGATACCTAATTTATAATAGAGGTCTCACTAttttacaaaagataaagaataatcttttcattaACTGCTATCAGATaacttgtatatttattttgagaaaaaaataatctagacaCCTACCCATACCTTATACAGAATCAATTCCACctggattaaagatctaaatgtttgatgaaaacaataaacattttagaggaaaacatagcaGACATCTTTGTAATATAGGAATATGTACAAATTTTCAAACAGAACACACaaagcaataaatatataaagtttatAAAGATTGATCGAACAATTTCAAGAAATTCTGTTCATCAAAATTAATGGTGTGAAAAGGGAAACACTCAGAGCGAGAGAGGATATTTTTTTTATCAGACCTGCATAATCAGACATAATCTGAAAGAGAACtcatatgcaaaatataaaaataacttacaaatCCTTGaataatttacatgaaatacAATACAAAGATGACAAAAGACATGAGcacttttcagaagaaaatatctgttaAACATATGaaagtttctcagttttattccattttatgaatataccacaatgtCATGtggttgatagacatttggagtTGTGTGTTGTTCCTTTTATCTGTCTAATCACTGTGGTGGGCAGACTTTGAGCATTTACTTGAATCAGGACAATATCCAATATATTGTACACCTTTGGGGAGATGATTTTCACATCTGTATGAATAGCACCCTGTGGGGGACTGGacttggccaccccaagatatgtctctttggcatgaggattattttgggctggttacttttaaaaactgcagacaagaAAGAAACTCGGAAAAGTGGAATTTctttaccctttgttaagagacgtttacatttgtaaataaatctccatctgtaaatgtgtctccctcactgcaccaggaagaaggggggatgaccttatctctagaaactcttaatcaagtCTTTGcaagcaaggacttaaatctgcataataaccttattcttgtttactgtgcttttctgtaatctcccataactgactccccctacaCCCAACatccttttttgtctttagctgtgggtggtatttaaggtgaaagccgctgccattttggcaagttgctcagtttgcctgagcctctctccAGTATACCtgttataaatctttgtttaattttctcctgttactctgtctcatgtaaatttaatttctagtctggccagaaggacccagagcaggtagaggaaatgtcttcttcccctacaacACCCTAAAATAACATGGTGCCCAACCTTGACAACTGCATTGGCACTGTGCCTTTCCCCATTGTATCGCTTAGGAATGCTTTTCCCATGCATGTAATGGATCACTCAACAAATACCAGTTCAAGGAATggggtttaattttttaaaagaatgatcaGATATTGGATCTTCATTACAGGTAGACAGATACGAGAGTTTGAAGACCACAGACGGTTTCTACTGACACTGCAGTGGTGGTGGCCTCATTACCACTGGGAAATGCCCTCACTTGACACCACTCTAGCAGACATGGGGAGGGGCACCTCAATACTGCCAAAGAGTTAACTTCCAGGCTCTATACTTGGTCTCCATTTACACCATATATTTGAGGTGACGTATTCATTgccagaaggaagaaatgaaagtccTGGCTCTCTGCTTGACCTTCTCTGACATCATTCATTCCTATAGTAGGGTTAGGACACTTCCTTACAGCTTTATGTgggtggaagtctaggctccccCTTTCACCTTTGCTTCTGTGATTGGGGATGTGGCagcagtttttgtgtgtgtgtgtgtggtgtttggctggaatAGAGAGAATATTATCTAAACCTTTCCTGCCTTGCTAGtctgcccctttcctggtcctcTATCTTGAGG
This genomic interval carries:
- the LOC103540748 gene encoding olfactory receptor 8K3-like, giving the protein MAWMDKQNITVLKEFIFMGVTDHPELQAPLFGLFLIIYVISVVGNLGMVILTKMDSRLQIPMYFFLRHLAFVDFGYSTAVGPKMLVNFVANHNTIPYNWCATQLALFILFIISELFILSAMAYDRYVAICNPLLYTVIMSQRVCWVLVAVPYFYSAFLSLITTIKIFISSFCGSNVISHFYCDSLPLLTLLCSSTREIELIILIFSALNLVSSFLIVLVSYILILVAILKMNSAEGRHKAFSTCGSHLTVVVVLYVTLFFMYLQPKSSHSFDTDKMASVFYTLVIPMLNPMIYSLRNKEVKGALHRIWKNL